The DNA sequence TTGTCACAAACCGCCGCTGACGGGAGTAGTCGCCCTCGACCACGAATCCGCCGGAGAGCATGAGCAAGCCGCGCACGCCAGCAGTGGCGCACTGGGCCACGAGCGCCTCCGCCCGGTCCGGGGTGAGATCAACGAGCACCAAGTCAACGGTGTCGGACATCTCTGTCAACGATGCGAAGCCATTGATTCCGTCGACGTCTGCACCGCCCGGGTGCACAACGGCCAGCCGACCGCCGTACCCGCCGGCAACCAGGCTGGTCAGCGCCGTGCGCCCGATGGAGTCAGCTGACATGTCGTCAGCGACCACAACCACGCTCGTGGGCGCAACAAGTCGTGCAATCGACAGTGCCTCCGCACGATGCTCTCGGGAACGCGCCACGAGCCGTGACTTATAGGTGGGATCGATGTCGAAGTCGATGAGGACAATGCCCTCCTCAAGTTCCTGACTCGGGGTATAGCCCGCGGCTTCGAATGTTGCCAGCATCTTCTTGTTGCCCGACAACACTTCTGCCTTGAAGCGGTAGATCCCATTTTCGCGAGCGATCGCGGCCAAGTGCTCAAGCAGCACCGAACCAAGACCACGGCCCTGCTGATCGTCGGCCACGATGAAGGCGATCTCCGCCTCGGCGCGGCCGACCGAGTCGTACGTCCCGATCCCGATGATGTGCCCGCCCATGAGCGCAAGCAGACCGACGTGCTCGCGGTAATCAGTCGCCAATATCTTGTCTATTGACTTCGCGAGTAAGTCCGCGCTGGGGCTGAAGAACCTCATGTAGAGGGTCTCGTCGGTCAGCCCGTCATAGAACTCGCTGACCTCGTCGCGGTCAGCTCGTCGGACTGGTCGAATGTGACAGGTCCGACCGTCACGCAGGACGACGTCGGCCTCCCAATGACTGGGATAGTCCGGCACAGACCCCTGCTCAGCGGCGGCGGTAGTGTCGGACTCCTCCAAGGCGGGACCGGCGGAGGAGGAGCCTGTCTGCTCGGTCATCGTGGCAACGCTACCGTGGGTGGGGTGGCCCTGCCGGATGTGAACACGATCGTCGTAGGCGAACTCATGACCGACGTCGTGGCCAACGTTCACGGGACAGTCCGAACGGGGACCGACACCGCAGCTTCGGTCCAGACTCACGGCGGCGGTGCGGGAGCGAACACAGCCGCTTGGCTTGCAGCCGAGGGAACGGGCACGGCCTTCATCGGCCGCGTCGGCGACGACGATTTGGGCCGCGCTGCCGTGGAGCACCTGCGTGAATCAGGTGTCCAGCCCTACGTGACCGTGGATCGAACCCGACCGACCGGGACCTGCGTCGTTCTGATGTTCCCCGATGGCACGCGGGCCAAATTGCCAGACATCGGTGCCAATGCCGGACTAGCACCCGCCGACCTGCCCGAGGAGATCTTTGCCCCTGGTCGGCACCTTCATCTGACCGGCTACCCGCTGCTTCACGAGAAATCTCGGCTCGCAGCCCTTGCGGCACTCGATCTGGCCCGGCTACGGCGGATGACGACAAGCGTCGATCCCGCATCCTCCGGACCATTGCGCGATGTCGGCCCGCACATGTTCATCGGCTGGACCGCCGGGTGCGACCTACTGTTCGCAAACGCCGAGGAGGCCACCGCGCTCGCTGGCGTACCCGACCCCCGGGAAGCGGCGCGGGCGCTCACCAATTCCTACCGCAACGTCGTGGTCAAACTCGGGCCCGAGGGTGCGCTGTGGACATCCAGCGACATGGAAGCGGTAACCAGTCCTGCCTTGGCGGTGACACTGGCAGATACCCGCGGCGCTGGTGACGCCTTCGCCGCTGGGTTCCTGCCCGCCTGGCTCGCCGGGATGGGCCCAGACGCCGCGCTCGCATCAGGCAACAGACTCGCCGCAATGGCCGTGTCAATGGATAC is a window from the Candidatus Nanopelagicales bacterium genome containing:
- a CDS encoding sugar kinase, with translation MALPDVNTIVVGELMTDVVANVHGTVRTGTDTAASVQTHGGGAGANTAAWLAAEGTGTAFIGRVGDDDLGRAAVEHLRESGVQPYVTVDRTRPTGTCVVLMFPDGTRAKLPDIGANAGLAPADLPEEIFAPGRHLHLTGYPLLHEKSRLAALAALDLARLRRMTTSVDPASSGPLRDVGPHMFIGWTAGCDLLFANAEEATALAGVPDPREAARALTNSYRNVVVKLGPEGALWTSSDMEAVTSPALAVTLADTRGAGDAFAAGFLPAWLAGMGPDAALASGNRLAAMAVSMDTARP